One window of Oncorhynchus masou masou isolate Uvic2021 chromosome 33, UVic_Omas_1.1, whole genome shotgun sequence genomic DNA carries:
- the LOC135528518 gene encoding prostaglandin E synthase 3-like: protein MQPATAKWFDRRDSVFIEFLVEDSKDLKVKFEKSKLDFRCVGGIENLKHQNELDLFDSIDPNESKHKRTDRSVLCCLKKAKAGIAWPRLTKDKAKFQWLGVDFNNWKDWEDDSDEDLSSFDKFSEMMNTMGGEDGMPDLGMGGIEGLKEHDSDDEKMPDLE from the exons AT GCAGCCAGCAACAGCAAAGTGGTTTGACAGAAGGGACTCAGTGTTCATTGAGTTCCTGGTAGAAGACAGCAAAGATCTTAAAGTAAAGTTTGAAAAATCAAAACTTGATTTTCG TTGTGTTGGCGGGATTGAAAACCTCAAACACCAAAATGAATTGGACCTTTTTGACTCAATTGACCCCAAT GAGTCCAAGCACAAACGTACAGacaggtctgtgttgtgttgtctaaAGAAAGCAAAGGCGGGTATTGCATGGCCACGGTTAACGAAGGACAAGGCAAAg TTTCAATGGCTGGGTGTCGACTTCAACAACTGGAAAGACTGGGAAGATGATTCTGATGAGGATCTGTCCAGTTTCGACAAATTCTCAGAG ATGATGAATACGATGGGAGGAGAAGACGGCATGCCAGATCTGGGCATGGGTGGTATAGAAGGTCTAAAAGAG CACGACAGTGATGATGAAA AGATGCCAGACTTGGAGTAA